From Candidatus Doudnabacteria bacterium, a single genomic window includes:
- the tsaE gene encoding tRNA (adenosine(37)-N6)-threonylcarbamoyltransferase complex ATPase subunit type 1 TsaE, whose protein sequence is MVGLTGPLGSGKTTFIKAFAKSLGVKHVTSPTFVVTHEYPVAQGIFYHIDFYRLKKQTELHPLGLSDMIKNKNLVLIEWADRFPQIYRQCDILINLKVKKDNKRDVSIKIG, encoded by the coding sequence TTGGTTGGTTTAACCGGTCCACTGGGCAGCGGCAAAACCACGTTCATCAAAGCCTTTGCCAAAAGCCTCGGCGTCAAACATGTGACCAGCCCGACGTTTGTGGTCACGCACGAATATCCAGTTGCGCAAGGTATTTTTTATCATATAGACTTTTATCGGCTGAAAAAACAAACCGAACTGCACCCGCTGGGGCTTTCCGATATGATCAAAAACAAAAATTTGGTATTGATCGAATGGGCGGACCGTTTCCCGCAAATATACAGGCAATGTGATATACTGATTAACTTAAAAGTTAAAAAAGACAACAAACGTGATGTCAGCATTAAAATCGGCTAA
- a CDS encoding VanW family protein, translating into MSALKSAKLIFISLLLFLPAVLAHAKTLTFQDKHWEVPADQAQLVNQGFVRNDFDLPDVAQAALFGNAVKQSTRLLDETSVNDIEQIEQEVDQQAHQAVLEITDSVATKFDPGQNGQVIDLYALRALLTSDMILIDLPVVETSGKGSLADTNDLGIKELVATGESNFAGSPSNRIHNIKVGADKFNGLIISPGQEFSFDKYLGDVDDVHGFLPELVIKPEGVLPEFGGGLCQVSTTTFRAAMNAGLPVTARRNHSFAVQYYAPQGTDATIYPGSADLKFVNNLPSSLLIRTRVEGKKLYFDFFGTKDDRVVAFDGPTVYDKKPDGSMKADWTRHVTLNGQTTNQTFKSTYLPPALFTMILSLLPQRQIRK; encoded by the coding sequence ATGTCAGCATTAAAATCGGCTAAATTAATTTTCATAAGCCTGCTGCTGTTTTTGCCGGCGGTTTTAGCGCATGCCAAAACGTTGACGTTTCAAGATAAACACTGGGAAGTGCCGGCGGATCAAGCTCAATTAGTGAACCAGGGTTTTGTCCGCAATGACTTTGATCTGCCGGATGTGGCCCAAGCCGCACTCTTCGGTAATGCCGTAAAACAATCGACCCGATTACTGGATGAAACTTCCGTCAACGATATTGAGCAGATAGAACAAGAAGTTGACCAGCAGGCGCATCAGGCGGTGCTTGAAATTACAGATAGTGTAGCTACTAAGTTTGATCCGGGCCAGAACGGGCAGGTCATAGATCTATATGCTTTGCGCGCCCTTTTGACATCAGATATGATCTTGATCGACCTGCCGGTTGTGGAAACTTCCGGAAAGGGCTCCCTGGCTGACACCAATGATCTGGGGATCAAGGAGCTGGTCGCAACGGGTGAGTCAAACTTTGCAGGCTCTCCAAGCAATCGCATCCACAACATTAAAGTGGGTGCCGATAAGTTCAACGGTCTGATAATCTCGCCCGGGCAGGAATTTTCCTTCGATAAATATCTTGGAGATGTGGATGACGTCCACGGTTTTTTGCCGGAGCTGGTGATCAAGCCTGAAGGCGTGCTCCCCGAATTTGGCGGCGGCTTGTGCCAGGTTTCGACTACAACTTTTCGGGCTGCCATGAATGCGGGTCTGCCGGTCACTGCACGCAGAAACCATTCATTTGCCGTGCAGTACTATGCGCCGCAGGGAACAGATGCCACAATTTATCCCGGCTCAGCTGACCTGAAATTCGTGAACAACCTGCCCAGTTCCCTGCTGATCCGGACCCGAGTGGAGGGGAAAAAATTATACTTTGATTTTTTTGGCACGAAAGACGACCGGGTAGTGGCTTTTGACGGCCCAACCGTATACGATAAAAAACCGGATGGGTCCATGAAAGCCGATTGGACCAGGCATGTCACTCTAAATGGCCAGACCACGAATCAGACTTTCAAAAGCACTTATTTGCCGCCTGCGCTTTTCACCATGATTCTGTCGTTGCTCCCGCAACGCCAAATCCGCAAGTAG